Below is a window of Callithrix jacchus isolate 240 chromosome 15, calJac240_pri, whole genome shotgun sequence DNA.
GCCTCTTGGATGCCTGCCCAAAGTCCAGGCTCTCCCAAGCCCACAGGTGATGATCTCTGCCCAGAGTGGGCGGCCTCCTGGCCCCACACAGGCCTCTGCCCCTGACTGGCCTGGTGTCCATCCTGCCAGACTCTGCTTCTAAAAGACACTAGGGAAGCTCCACCTGCCAACAGTTACCTCTCCTCCACAGCCCACatctggtgggaggtggggtggaATGGGTGTTAAATGAAGACATGGGTGGGAAAAGTCCCCCAAGCTCCTTGCTTTGGCAAAGATGGGTCAGCTGATAGAAACTGCATTGTACTTAAAGGCTCTGTGGGAGGTATCTGCCCATTGTCACCACCAGGCACCCTTCCCATAGCTGTCATCACCAAGCTGTACAGTCCGGAGGGAACCCTAACGCTGGAGGAGCCTCACACACGCTGGGTACATGGTGCTCTTGGAGGGGAGGGGACCTGGCTGTGTGCGCTGCCGGCCGTGCAGCACACCTGGAGCCAGCTTTCCAGCCGCCGGCCGCTTGAGCTCTGGTGGTTCTGTGTTCCCAGCAGTGGGCCCAGTGGTGAGGGGAGAGGGGCACACAGAAGATGTGGGCCAGCTCAGAGTAtaccccttcctccacctttccCCGGAGACCCTAGAGGGACAGGACAGGGGCTGCTCACCTTCCCTTGGCATCCTTTTTTCAATAAGGTTGGGCCATTGAGTTGCTTTCTAAGGGCTCAGaaggcctctgtgtgtgtgtgtgtgtgtgtgtgtgtgtgtgtgtgtgtacgcaccTCCTAGCCCAGTAGAACCATGACTCTGGGTGTGGGTCTATGGAGTCGCTCTGCCTGTCCCCATGTTCAGCTTGTGCCACTGGGTTCACTGAGGAACCCTGTTTCTTTAGCTGCAGATTTGGGACACAGCTGGCCAGGAGCGGTTCCGCACCATCACCCAGAGCTACTACCGCAGTGCCAATGGGGCCATCCTCGCCTATGACATCACCAAGAGGAGCTCCTTCCTGTCAGTGCCTCACTGGATCGGCGATGTGAGGAAGTATGCAGGCTCCAACATTGTGCAGCTGCTGATCGGTGAGTGAGGGTTTCCTCAGGACCACAAATCCCATTACTCTGcctatctctgcctccctctgcttTTTAAACACAGGGTAAGCCTGAGTCCAGAGAGAGTCCCAGCCAGAGTTTGAGCCATGGTTTTGCAAATCCTGGTCCCATTAATCACTTATACAGTAATATTCAGATTTGTAgttagaggaaagaagaaagaaagctgaAGTTTGCTCTGCAATTCTCGTATTTCCATATGCTCTGTACCTCATCTGTTTTCACATGTGTCAAAGTTTATTTCTTGTACCCCAGCTTCTCATTTGACACGGGCTGAGGCTAGGCTCAGAAAAGTGGGGTAACTTATTTGGGTCCACCCACCTATGAGCATACACATGTAGGCTTTGAGTTTGCTTTTGCTGACCTCAAGTCTATGGGTTTCTCTGTTATGCCACACACAGAGCAGGGACACTTGATGGCTTGTGTGCCTCAGCATCTTGCAGAAGACTTCTTCAAGTGCAGCTGCAGGGCCTCACCTCCAGAGTGTCTGGTCCAGGAGGGCTGGGTAGGGCCCatgaatgtgcatttctaacaagttcctaggTCACACCCACCTTGCTGATCCAAGGACCCCACTATGAGAACTGCTGCTATGAAAGGATGCTGTTTACCTCTGTTTTCCTTCTATATAACCTTCCCAGACCTAGACTGGAGAAGCTCTTTAGCCCTTATATTATCCCTGGGGTCCTTGCCCCAACaggttgattcttttttttttttgagatggaatctcactcagtcacccaggctggagtgccatggtgagatcttgggtcactgcaacctccccagttcaagcaattctcctgcttcagcctcccgagtagctgggccaaCAGGTTGATTCTTCTGACTCAAATGTACAGAGAGGGCCTGGACCTGACTCTAGCTGGGAAGAGGGTGGTGCCTGGTTCCATGTGGCCTGCCTTCCACAGCCTGCTTGGACTGGGAGATGGAGCTTGGCAGGAATGGAGCTTTCCCCACCTGGCCTAACCATTTCCCTTTTatccagaacatttttttttttttttttttttgagacagagtctcgctctgttgcccaggctggatagtggtgctatctcagctcactgcaacctcagcctgcctagtagttgggattacaggcgcctaccaccacgcccagctaatttttgtattttagtagagactaggttttgccatgttgacagggctggtcttgaactcctgacctcatgatccacctggctcagcctcccaaagtgctgggattataagcctgagccactgtgcttgatcTATTCagaacatttctgaaaaatatcctagccaggagtggtggctaacatttgtaatcctaacactttaagAGGTcgaagtgggcagattgcctgaattgaggagttcaagaccagcctgggcaatatggcgaaaccttgtctctaataaaaatacaaaaatagcctgccatggtggtgcacgcctataatcccagctataggGGAGGCCAGGCATaagaagcgcttgaacctggtaggtggagattgtagtgagccagattgcgccactgcactccagcgtgggtgacagagggagattctgtctcctaaaaaataaattaattagggctgggcgtggtggctaaggcctataatcccagcactttgggaggctgaggcaggtggatcacgaggtcaagggatcgagaccatcctggtcaacaaggtgaaaccccgtctctactaaaaatacaaaaattagctgggcatggtggtgcgcgcctgtagtctcagctactcgggaggctgaggcaggagaattgcttgaacccaggaggcggaggttgcggtgagccgagatcgtgccattgctctccagcctgggtaacaagagtgaaactccgactcaaaaaaaaaaaaaaaaatcaattaaaaaacattctattataaaacattttatacagctacaaaaatgtgttttatgtatttatttatacatacatatatatagatatatacacacacatatatttttagagatgcagtcttgctatgttgcccaggctgatcttgaactcctgacctcaagcaatcctcctgccttaacctataagtagttggaattacaggcgtgagccactatatcTGGCTTAGAATAGTATAATAATGAGCCCCTAGGTACCTGTCACCCTGCTTCAGCAATTAGCAACTCAAGTCCAACCTCCTTTCATCTGTACCATGTCACCTCCTCCCCTTGTATTATTGAGACAAATTCACATCAAACTATTTTACCTGGCAGTATTCTAGCATGAACCTACAAAATATGTAAACACTTAAAAAAACCAGCaatattattttctcatctaaaaatacTGACATTTACTTAATAATATCAAATAGCCAGTTCGTATTCAGATTTAATTGCTCATAAAATTCAtatgtgctttattttttccagtttgttaaGACCAGGTTCCAAATAAGTTTCACACTTTGAAATTGGTTGCTACGTCAATTAAGGTTACCAAGGAATTTTAGATctttacagacttttttttttttttttagttttgctcttgttgctaggctggagtgtcatggtgtgatcttggctcactgcaacctctgcctcttgggttcaaatgattctcctgcatcagcctccagagtagctgggattacaggtccccaccaccatgcctggctagttttttatatatatatttttagtagagatggggtttcatcatgttggccaggctggtctcaaactctcaacctcagatgatccacccgcctcggcctcccaaagtgatgggattataggtgtgagtcaccatgcccagcccatactcttttttttttttgtcttccttaTAACCACATTACAAAAGTCAACCATATTCTAGAAATTGGGTTAAGGAACAATTTAACAGATTATTTGGAACATAATGAAGACATCTCATACCTTCTAGGAGGAGCTGGGTAActtgagatgggtctcactgtgttgcccaagctggtcttgaattcctggacccaagcagtcctcctgccttagcctcccaaagtgttgggtttacaggcatgagccactgtacccggcctaaaAAGGTTTAAAGACAGATGACCACGCTCAGTGGTGTCCATTAGTAGTGGTGGAGGGGAGTGGATGGTGTGGGGCTGTCAGTGTGGCCCTGCCAGGTGGGACTGGGCTGCCTAGCCCCCATGGCCTCATGTTGCCCCTGGCTTTCCTCTGCAGGGAATAAGTCAGACCTCAGCGAGCTTCGGgaggtcacccaggctgaggcacagagacttGCCGAGCATTATGACATTCTGTGTGCCATTGAGACGTCTGCCAAGGACTCAAGCAACGTGGAGGAGGCCTTCCTGAGGGTGGCCACGGAACTCATCATGCGGCACGGAGGCCCCCTGTTCAGCGAGAGAAGCCCTGACCATATCCAGCTGAACAGCAAGGACATCGGAGAAGGCTGGGGCTGCGGGTGCTGACCGGTGGCTGGGCCGGCAGGCTGGGGGCTCCCCACCTCCTTGCTCTCCCTGGCCTGCCAAGCCCAGCCCTCCAGAGCCGGCCCTCCCAGGCACTGGTGACTAGAGCAGCTGGGTGAAACCCTGGAGCTCTGCATCCTGTGGCCTGGCTGTGGGATGGAGGCTCCCCTTGAGGAAGGGGAAGCAGGGTACCCTTGAGGGCCAACCTGCCATCCAGCAGCTGGCCCTCCACGATCTTTACATTCCAGGACTGGCCTGAGCCCACCGGTGTGTGCCACAGTAGGAGGGGCCAGTGGTCCTCCCTGTCCCACGCCTGCTGGCTGTTTCCTCTCTTGGGTTTGCTTAACCTGTGGCAACAGGTTGCTGCTTTCCAGGGATGTGGCTAGTGCCCTGGGTTCTTCCAGGCCATCCTGGGGTTCCACATGTAGCAGCGGCGCAAGAACCATGAGACCCATAGACTTGGTGCCTGAGTACAGCTCCAGGGAAGCCCTAGCCCCTTCCAGGCAGGGTACCTGCTTCCTGCCTTCACTCCCTGTGCAGTGCTCACAGACACCTCCCTGGGGCCTGGCTGGCTGCCTTATCAGGACCTCTGAGTTTTCTGGCTTTCCGTATAGCTTCTCATTTTCATACGCACAGCATGGGGTCACAGCCCATAGCTAGGTGGGGACTGTCTGCTGGCTTGGGGCCCAGTGTTTTGCCACTCAGCTTGCAAAATTAGCTAATCCTTCAGTCCAGCACTCAgaaggctggggggtgggggaagaagaCGGGGAAGTGGACATTTAAGGTCAAAGTAGAAGgtagtggctgggcgcagtggctcatacctgtaatcccagcactttgggaggcccaggcgggcggatcacgaggtcatgagatcaagaccatcttagccaacatggtgaaactccatctctactaaaaaaaaaaaataccaaaaaaaaaaaaaaaaaaaaagtagctgggcatggtggcacaagtctgttcccccaggtacttgggaggctgaggtaggagaattgcttgaacccagtgcagtgagccaagatgtagcgccactgcactacagcctgggcaacagtgcaagacactgtcccaaagcaaaaaaaaaaaaaaaagcagctagcATCCTTGAGGCTCAGGATGAGAGGGTGCTGCAGGGCAGCCAACCTTACCCCACAAGCAGAAGTCCTGCCAGTGGTATGCGGGTCCCAGTCTAGTTTTATAGAGTCGAGTCTTCCACACAAAAAAGGAGAGACCCTGGCAGTCCTCGGCTTGGCCCATTTTATTCTCCTGGCTCTTAACCATCTCACCCTGAGTTGGGCTCCAAGGTTAGAAGGCACAAATGGGAGGGAGGATCTGGGAAGAAGCATTGTTCTCTGGGCGTGTGGCTCAGAGGGATCACAGTGAGGAGAGAGCCGGGGCCAGGGCTGGAGGGGCCAGGTGATCTTCCCTAGCCAATCCCAGTCCTCCGTCAGCCCAGCTCTGCCTTGAAGCCCCCTCAGCATGGTTGCTCCAGAAATAAGCTACTCTTAGACCTATGGGCAGGGCTGCATTGGGTTGTGGTCCAGCTCCCAGGCAGGGATCAGTGCAGTCCCTGGGCCAGTGAGAGGCCTCCCCCAGGCCTCCCTGCCTTCTGCACTAAGCACTCTCCTGGCAAGCCTGGCACCTGGACAGGGCTTCCCCggctgagactgaggcaggcagggcTTGATGCTGGTGATGGAGCCAGCATCTCAGTTGCTGGGCTCCCTTTCGGGCAGGGAGGCCACCTGTGGTTGGCTTAGCCTGGTTCTGCAAGGGAGGAAGATAGCCAGGAGCTGGAGGGCCAGCACCTGCACTGAGGGGGTGAGGCTGCCTGGCTCCCTTCCTCAGCAGCTTTGCTTGTGGTAGGGGTGAGAGGGGAGCCGAGTGGGGCCTGGGCTCTGCCTGCAGGgcagacagtgcctggcactgagaGGTGCCCTCAGACCCCACTGGGACTGGATGTGCCTGGGGTCACATGGTCAGGAGGGGCTGAGCTGGGTTTTCACTGCAGGCCCACACTAGAAGAGAAGTCACATGAAGCCCACCCTTGCAGAGCTCTGCTGTTTTGGGGGGAGCAGGGAGTATGTACAGGGTCTTGGGAGAAGAGGCATAGGCCTGGGCCTCCCGGTTTGAATTTCATCTAGTTCCAGGGCAAGTCCCAGCCATCCGAGCATAGTTACCTATACTGTCCACCACCACCCGCTGCCCACCTCTGAGAGGCCTGGCTCTGCTTCCAGGCCGGGGCTTCAGTGGTGGGTTGGGGGGTGGCTGGGAGGTGTTACCTTCCTCAGGGcttagggagagagggaggacagGGCCCTCCACCCCGGCTCCTTCCTTCACAGGGACGGTAGCTGACCATGATGGGTTCATTTGTCACCTTGGACTGTGAACCACCTTCATTTCTCACCACCCAGGCAGGAGCAGCCTCACTCCAAGGGCTTGGCTTGGAAAGGCAGGCTCACCTGGGACTCCACATTCCTTCCCTGCTGCCACTGTGCCCCCTTTCCCTCCACTCCAGAAAGGCCCTGATTTCTCACCTGGGCACCCTGCTGTCTTCTGGGCTTCTCTGCCCAGGTCACCCTGTGGCAGGCCTGGGCCCTCAAGATGTTTGAAAGCCCATAGCGCTTCCTGGCTTCACTCCAGCACCTTGTGTCTTGGAGCACCTCTGTCCTAAGACAACTTGGTCTCCCTGCTCCATGCCCACCCCTGGCCCTTACCAACCTGCCCTTTTATTCATGCCATTTGGGGTCACAGATGGCCC
It encodes the following:
- the RAB43 gene encoding ras-related protein Rab-43 isoform X2, whose protein sequence is MAGPGPGPGDPDEQYDFLFKLVLVGDASVGKTCVVQRFKTGAFSERQGSTIGVDFTMKTLEIQGKRVKIWDTAGQERFRTITQSYYRSANGAILAYDITKRSSFLSVPHWIGDVRKYAGSNIVQLLIGNKSDLSELREVTQAEAQRLAEHYDILCAIETSAKDSSNVEEAFLRVATELIMRHGGPLFSERSPDHIQLNSKDIGEGWGCGC
- the RAB43 gene encoding ras-related protein Rab-43 isoform X1 produces the protein MAGPGPGPGDPDEQYDFLFKLVLVGDASVGKTCVVQRFKTGAFSERQGSTIGVDFTMKTLEIQGKRVKLQIWDTAGQERFRTITQSYYRSANGAILAYDITKRSSFLSVPHWIGDVRKYAGSNIVQLLIGNKSDLSELREVTQAEAQRLAEHYDILCAIETSAKDSSNVEEAFLRVATELIMRHGGPLFSERSPDHIQLNSKDIGEGWGCGC
- the RAB43 gene encoding ras-related protein Rab-43 isoform X3, which gives rise to MAGPGPGPGDPDEQYDFLFKLVLVGDASVGKTCVVQRFKTGAFSERQGSTIGVDFTMKTLEIQGKRVKLQIWDTAGQERFRTITQSYYRSANGAILAYDITKRSSFLSVPHWIGDVRKYAGSNIVQLLIEMQSCYVAQADLELLTSSNPPALTYK